In Amaranthus tricolor cultivar Red isolate AtriRed21 chromosome 3, ASM2621246v1, whole genome shotgun sequence, a single window of DNA contains:
- the LOC130807949 gene encoding disease resistance protein SUMM2-like gives MAEGLLPKLGSLNDSIVVQKLETLEEKMKRLTARKDDICAECNQAELQAGKRKRQEVIDWLDTYKLKRSKFESIVDEFQKSRGFFTNMQLNDRINVMTKEVDDLFQVSDFPNGLVLDDPKTKEVPFYPEPLYGELFQKNVRMIREWLDDHPLAYSIGVLGMGGIGKTTLMKNIYNQLLGDYKSGRVIWVTVSSDCNLYMLQEKVAKEIGVELSSKVHTDKRASELHHSFVMMKKNVVLFLDDVWEKFQLSSIGIPNKENGCKINIILSTRKEDVCRMTGCKNYVIRVQVLSEHEAWDLFKNKLETYDDLCFEGQEIAKLVAKECACLPLATIVIARSMIGVFDVLVWKNALAELKNPSRVHEDMDEKVLQKLKFSYDRLNNELLKQCFLSCVLYPEDLFIFNEALIEYWIMEGMLDDKGSRLEKKYKGHDILEKLKNSCLLEYARDDCVKMHDAVREMAISITNCCPRFLVKSGKQLQEVPEEGLWSRDLVKVSLSDNYDITVIPYGMAPRTPNLTVLKLDHTSLTKIPESFFDHMRALKILDLCNTKIKRVPEGISKLENLRALLLHGCSELTYLPSLEKLTNLRVLDLDRNYKLEENVRGIERLEKLEKVYCRWIINDDMTGFNGLIQRLHHLSCYRFWLTSHDHFDVNDSPFNRISWLTGYQESERMVCITGVEFGEETSLLPTSIEVLLIDECNIKGKRALTDISPSLVNQVIITECIGLEYIFTGTQQLDSLQKLQIDESSDLTRIVEFCSCSFFQLEVLHIFKCPKLKEMFPFSKHWNLPNLRSLMVSNCDLLERIFESNNGTLPNLVLSIPRLELLLLNCLPKLHCIYEGLIVFYYKKRVLYIDECPELRVLNDIKHIICPASPSTLASISKDAEFWEIFQQYEPLNVTQISHKINEILEWDAALSLSLS, from the exons ATGGCTGAG GGGCTACTCCCGAAATTGGGTTCTTTGAACGACTCCATTGTGGTACAAAAGTTAGAGACCCTGGAAGAGAAGATGAAGAGACTAACTGCACGAAAAGATGATATTTGTGCAGAATGTAATCAAGCTGAGTTACAAGCTgggaaaagaaaaagacaagAAGTTATTGATTGGTTGGATACTTACAAACTCAAAAGATCTAAGTTTGAAAGTATTGTGGACGAATTCCAGAAATCAAGAGGGTTTTTCACCAATATGCAACTCAATGATCGCATAAACGTAATGACAAAAGAGGTTGATGATCTTTTTCAGGTGAGTGACTTTCCAAATGGTTTGGTACTCGATGATCCTAAGACTAAGGAAGTGCCATTTTATCCCGAACCATTGTATGGTGAGCTTTTCCAGAAAAATGTTCGAATGATTCGAGAATGGCTTGATGATCATCCTTTAGCATATTCAATTGGGGTTCTTGGTATGGGAGGTATAGGGAAGACCACGCTCATGAAAAACATATACAATCAGCTACTGGGTGATTACAAATCAGGGCGTGTTATTTGGGTAACAGTTTCAAGTGATTGCAATTTGTACATGTTACAGGAAAAAGTTGCAAAAGAGATTGGTGTAGAGCTTTCTAGTAAGGTACATACTGATAAGAGAGCTTCTGAATTACATCATTCTTTTGTCATGATGAAGAAGAATGTGGTGCTTTTTCTTGATGATGTGTGGGAAAAGTTTCAATTGAGTTCTATTGGCATTCCAAATAAAGAGAATGGATGTAAGATTAACATCATCCTTAGCACTAGAAAAGAAGACGTGTGCCGAATGACGGGGTGTAAGAATTATGTCATTCGAGTTCAAGTTCTTTCAGAGCATGAGGCATGGGATTTGTTTAAGAACAAGCTCGAGACTTATGATGATCTTTGTTTTGAGGGCCAAGAAATAGCAAAATTAGTGGCTAAGGAGTGTGCGTGTTTGCCGCTTGCAACCATTGTCATAGCTCGTAGTATGATAGGCGTTTTTGACGTGCTAGTGTGGAAAAATGCTTTAGCTGAGTTGAAAAATCCAAGTAGGGTGCATGAAGACATGGATGAAAAGGTGCTTCAGAAACTAAAATTCAGCTATGATCGCCTCAATAATGAGCTTCTAAAACAGTGTTTCTTAAGTTGTGTGCTATATCCAGaagatttatttatatttaatgaaGCTTTAATAGAGTATTGGATTATGGAAGGAATGTTGGATGATAAAGGGAGCAGGTTAGAGAAAAAGTACAAAGGCCATGACATcttagaaaaactaaaaaactcATGCTTATTGGAATATGCTAGAGATGACTGTGTGAAGATGCATGATGCGGTGAGAGAAATGGCTATTTCGATCACAAATTGTTGTCCACGTTTTCTAGTAAAATCAGGAAAACAATTGCAGGAAGTACCAGAAGAAGGATTATGGAGTCGAGATCTAGTGAAAGTCTCACTGAGCGACAATTATGACATCACAGTGATTCCATATGGTATGGCACCTCGGACTCCAAATCTCACAGTGCTCAAGCTTGATCACACTTCTTTAACGAAGATCCCAGAATCTTTCTTTGATCATATGAGGGCTCTTAAAATTCTTGATTTGTGTAATACTAAAATTAAAAGGGTGCCAGAAGGTATTTCAAAGTTGGAAAATTTAAGGGCACTCTTACTTCATGGCTGTTCGGAGCTAACTTATTTGCCATCACTGGAAAAGCTTACAAATCTAAGAGTGTTGGACTTGGATCGCAACTACAAGCTTGAAGAAAATGTGAGAGGAATAGAAAGATTAGAGAAGCTAGAGAAGGTATACTGCCGTTGGATTATAAATGATGATATGACTGGTTTTAATGGGCTTATACAACGTTTACATCATTTAAGTTGCTACAGGTTCTGGCTTACATCACATGATCATTTTGATGTCAACGATAGTCCATTCAATAGAATATCGTGGCTTACAGGATATCAAGAAAGTGAGAGGATGGTGTGTATCACAGGTGTAGAATTTGGAGAGGAGACAAGTCTACTTCCTACTTCAATTGAGGTGCTTTTAATTGACGAATGTAATATAAAGGGGAAAAGAGCATTGACAGATATTTCCCCCTCCTTGGTAAACCAGGTTATCATAACAGAATGTATAgggttagaatatatatttaCCGGGACGCAACAACTAGATAGCCTTCAAAAATTACAAATCGATGAGTCGTCTGATTTGACAAGGATAGTAGAATTCTGTAGCTGCTCCTTTTTCCAACTTGAAGTTCTACATATATTCAAATGTCCAAAACTAAAGGAGATGTTTCCATTCAGCAAGCATTGGAACCTCCCCAACTTGCGCTCCTTAATGGTGAGTAATTGTGATTTATTGGAGCGTATATTTGAATCAAACAACGGTACTCTACCCAATCTTGTTCTTTCTATTCCTAGATTAGAACTACTACTTTTAAATTGCCTACCAAAGTTGCACTGCATATATGAGGGGctaattgttttttattataaaaaaagggTACTCTACATAGATGAATGTCCAGAGTTGCGGGTGTTGAATGATATAAAACACATAATATGCCCTGCATCACCGTCTACATTAGCTTCCATTTCCAAAGATGCAGAATTTTGGGAGATCTTTCAGCAGTATGAACCCCTAAATGTTACCCAGATTTCTcataaaatcaatgaaattctcGAATGGGATGCAGCTTTATCACTCTCCCTTTCTTAA
- the LOC130807991 gene encoding protein MAIN-LIKE 2-like, with translation MRPHPVLAVAADQADIARGTLTLAYLYRQLGMATRTGCKTIAGCLILLQIWIYEYFPAFRPNLRQADMPNKTRAEMWSPQKPIRELSRLRDCRSILDAMIETQVEWTPYMTSARALLNEHPRIAYIGGITCFDVVEVYLPERTVRQLGFAQDIPPPPLRPTQAVRPAQGSYSVTFSSSPMFTEMWSRFPYCARVVEQALRRTSVPSEAGPDYVDWFRVSSHCFLIPGEGPAAAFGVADNRVKYFAAEYSARLAPLLRMPAIAQMTPRKRDVADMYLDDLRELFAEWQQCRGRSP, from the exons ATGCGTCCTCACCCTGTTCTTGCTGTCGCCGCTGATCAGGCTGACATTGCCCGGGGTACTTTGACGCTTGCGTACttgtatcgccaactgggtatggcgacaaggactgggtgcaagactattgctggttgtcTGATACTGTTGCAGatatggatttacgagtacttcccagCCTTCCGCCCCAATCTGCGTCAAGCTGACATGCCGAACAAGACTAGGGCAGAGATGTGGTCCCCTCAGAAGCCAATCCGTGAGCTGAGCAGATTGAGAGACTGTAGGAGCATACTGGACGCCATGATAGAGACACAG gtggagtggactccgtacatgacttctgCTAGGGCtttattgaacgagcacccacgTATCGCCTATATCGGTGGTATCACCTGTTTCGATGTCGTGGAGGTTtatttgcctgagaggacagtgAGGCAGCTCGGTTTTGCACAGGATATTCCTCCCCCTCCGctgagacctacccaagctGTGCGACCGGCACAGGGCTCCTACTCAGTGACATTCTCTTCTTCTCCTATGTTTACTgagatgtggagtaggttcccctactGCGCTCGCGTAGTTGAGCAGGCATTGCGTCGGACatcggttccatcagaggctggcCCTGATTACGttgactggtttagagtgtcttccCACTGTTTTCTCATCCCTGGTGAAGGACCTGCTGCTGCGTTTGGTGTAGCGGATAACAGAGTCAAATAC TTTGCTGCTGAATATAGTGCTCGACTTGCGCCATTGCTCAGGATGCCAGCTATTGCCCAAATGACGCCTCGGAAAAGAGATGTTGCTGATATGTATTTAGATGATCTTAGAGAGTTGTTTGCGGAATGGCAACAGTGTAGAGGGCGTAGCCCTTAA